One stretch of Burkholderia oklahomensis C6786 DNA includes these proteins:
- a CDS encoding HlyD family secretion protein: protein MIQVTRKQIVAASAVVAVALGGYYGWTLLRHQGPGNGFASGNGRIEATEIDVATKLPGRIDDILVDEGDFVKAGQPLAKMEIQVLHAQYDEATAQRQRALNTAAGIESQVAQRRSDKVAAQAMVVLRESELDAAKRRLVRSETLSREGASSMQELDDDRARSRSAQAAVSAAAAQAAAAQAAIEATEAQLVAAHSAVTAADATVARVQADINDSELVSPRDGRVQYRVAQPGEVLPAGGKVLNLVDLSDVYMTFFLPETVVGKVALGADARIILDAAPNYVIPATVSFVASTAQFTPKTVETANERQKLMFRVKARIDRELLQKHLKLVKTGLPGVAWVRVDQSKPWPAQLMVKVPQ, encoded by the coding sequence ATGATCCAGGTCACCAGGAAGCAGATCGTCGCCGCGTCCGCCGTCGTCGCGGTCGCGCTCGGCGGTTACTACGGCTGGACGCTGTTGCGCCATCAGGGCCCGGGCAACGGCTTCGCGAGCGGCAACGGCCGCATCGAGGCCACCGAGATCGATGTCGCGACGAAGCTGCCCGGCCGCATCGACGACATCCTCGTCGACGAAGGCGATTTCGTGAAGGCGGGCCAGCCGCTCGCGAAGATGGAGATCCAGGTGCTGCACGCGCAGTACGACGAAGCGACCGCGCAGCGGCAGCGCGCGCTGAACACGGCGGCCGGCATCGAGTCGCAGGTCGCGCAGCGCCGGAGCGACAAGGTGGCCGCGCAGGCGATGGTCGTGCTGCGCGAGAGCGAGCTCGACGCCGCGAAGCGCCGGCTCGTGCGGTCGGAGACGTTGTCGCGCGAAGGCGCGTCGTCGATGCAGGAGCTCGACGACGATCGCGCGCGCAGCCGCAGCGCGCAAGCGGCCGTGTCCGCGGCGGCCGCGCAGGCCGCCGCCGCGCAGGCCGCGATCGAGGCGACCGAAGCGCAGCTCGTCGCCGCGCATTCGGCGGTGACGGCGGCCGATGCGACCGTCGCGCGCGTGCAGGCCGACATCAATGACAGCGAGCTCGTGTCGCCGCGCGACGGCCGCGTTCAATACCGCGTCGCGCAGCCGGGCGAAGTGCTGCCCGCGGGCGGCAAGGTGCTGAATCTCGTCGATCTGTCCGACGTCTACATGACGTTCTTCCTGCCGGAGACGGTCGTCGGCAAGGTCGCGCTCGGCGCCGATGCGCGGATCATCCTCGACGCCGCGCCGAACTACGTGATTCCCGCGACCGTGTCGTTCGTCGCGAGCACCGCGCAGTTCACGCCGAAGACCGTCGAGACCGCGAACGAGCGGCAAAAGCTGATGTTCCGAGTGAAGGCGCGGATCGACCGCGAGCTGCTGCAAAAACATCTGAAGCTCGTGAAGACCGGGCTGCCCGGCGTCGCGTGGGTCCGCGTCGACCAGAGCAAGCCGTGGCCCGCGCAATTGATGGTCAAGGTTCCGCAGTGA
- a CDS encoding aromatic ring-hydroxylating oxygenase subunit alpha: MHAGPLLDSSAIDPVASAPVRDLRRVPIHPDHWYPLAWSNEVKRGKALGVHFAGDPIVLVRTRSGTIFALEDRCAHRQVPLHAGVVEGESIRCGYHGWTYDCSGHCVDVPYIGRARLPNGVRAYPCREAHGLIFVFPGDAALAEERPLPALASAADKAYKTRRFGREVKCHYSFMHENLMDMNHQFLHRRRMGQMRARSLGRSRGEDWVEVKYTFARMAGKQPVGEALVFGASKQRGEQDDKDVMTVRTGYPYQTLQIRSGDGTLVMDLWIVYVPLDAAQRTNRTFGLLSIRKPGIPFVLDLAWPLLVWFTERIFEEDRWIVEREQEAHDRQGADWNHEVFPVINELRDLLRNCGGRTVIPIREAATRPDAEANVAVRANDA; this comes from the coding sequence ATGCATGCAGGCCCTTTGCTGGATAGCAGCGCCATCGATCCGGTCGCCAGCGCACCCGTGCGCGACTTGCGCCGCGTGCCTATCCATCCCGATCACTGGTATCCACTGGCGTGGTCGAATGAGGTCAAGCGGGGCAAGGCCCTCGGGGTGCACTTTGCCGGCGATCCGATCGTGCTGGTGCGTACCCGGTCCGGCACGATATTCGCGCTGGAAGACCGTTGCGCACACCGACAGGTTCCGCTGCACGCGGGCGTGGTGGAAGGCGAGTCCATCCGCTGCGGCTATCACGGCTGGACCTATGACTGCAGCGGCCACTGCGTCGACGTGCCATACATTGGCCGAGCGCGCCTGCCCAACGGCGTGCGTGCCTATCCGTGCCGCGAGGCGCACGGTCTGATCTTTGTCTTTCCCGGTGATGCGGCGCTTGCCGAAGAGCGGCCGCTGCCCGCGCTGGCTTCGGCGGCGGACAAGGCGTACAAGACGCGCCGTTTTGGCCGCGAGGTCAAGTGCCACTACTCGTTCATGCACGAGAACCTGATGGATATGAACCACCAGTTCCTGCACCGGCGGCGGATGGGTCAGATGCGCGCGCGTTCCCTCGGCCGCAGTCGCGGCGAGGACTGGGTGGAAGTGAAGTACACGTTCGCGCGCATGGCAGGCAAGCAGCCAGTGGGCGAGGCGCTGGTGTTTGGCGCCAGCAAGCAGCGCGGCGAGCAGGACGACAAGGACGTGATGACGGTGCGCACCGGCTATCCGTACCAGACCCTGCAGATCCGCTCGGGCGACGGCACGTTGGTGATGGACCTGTGGATCGTCTATGTACCGCTCGATGCGGCGCAGCGCACCAACCGCACGTTTGGCCTGCTTTCCATCCGCAAGCCCGGCATTCCGTTTGTGCTGGACCTGGCATGGCCGCTGCTGGTCTGGTTCACGGAACGCATCTTCGAGGAGGACCGCTGGATCGTCGAGCGCGAGCAGGAGGCCCACGACAGGCAGGGCGCGGACTGGAACCACGAGGTGTTTCCGGTCATCAACGAGTTGCGCGACCTGCTGCGCAATTGCGGCGGGCGCACCGTGATACCGATCCGAGAGGCGGCGACACGGCCTGACGCCGAGGCCAATGTGGCAGTGAGGGCGAATGACGCCTGA
- a CDS encoding efflux transporter outer membrane subunit, with protein sequence MTMRNDARHDERHQRRHRIAHRVSRHAAALALCAAVSGCLSLAPDYARQPPPVPAAYPAYPADPTGADARALDQFDWRQYFVDPRLQALIETALANNRDLRIATQRVEEARAMYGIRRADQFPTITANAAYIRFREPGGLLLPNPILGELYSASLSEVQWEIDFWGRVRNLKAAALDSFLASDASRRAVTISLIGQVADAYLSLCAYDERLALTNETIASRRDSLRIFRRRYEEGAISKLDLTQSEILLQQAQTLGSQLQQARDVQQHALDLLVGASAPAQTPASLVDASIAPNLAPGLPSALLANRPDVVAAEYQLRAAHANIGAARAAFFPRIALTSSIGTGSTELHNLFASGTTAWNFIPNLSMPIFDAGRNIGNLKLAKARREEAVAQYEKTIQSAFRDVADALAARHWLADQVRIAQDTLATQSERARLAKLRYDSGAARFLEVLDAQRDLLSAQQQLVQTRRALLSSRVALYSALGGNLAEPARDAAPSSSSTEPSVK encoded by the coding sequence ATGACCATGCGCAACGATGCGCGCCACGACGAACGGCATCAGCGGCGACACCGCATCGCGCACCGCGTGTCGCGGCATGCCGCCGCGCTCGCGCTGTGCGCGGCCGTGTCGGGCTGCCTGTCTCTCGCGCCCGACTACGCGCGCCAGCCGCCGCCCGTGCCCGCTGCCTATCCGGCCTATCCGGCCGACCCGACGGGCGCCGATGCGCGCGCGCTCGACCAATTCGACTGGCGCCAGTATTTCGTCGATCCGCGGCTGCAAGCGCTGATCGAAACCGCGCTCGCGAACAACCGCGATCTGCGGATCGCGACGCAGCGCGTCGAGGAAGCGCGCGCGATGTACGGGATCCGCCGCGCGGACCAGTTTCCGACGATCACCGCGAACGCCGCGTACATCCGCTTCCGCGAGCCGGGCGGCCTGCTGCTGCCGAACCCGATCCTCGGCGAGCTGTATTCGGCGTCGCTCAGCGAAGTCCAGTGGGAGATCGACTTCTGGGGCCGCGTGCGCAACCTGAAGGCCGCCGCGCTCGATTCGTTCCTCGCGAGCGACGCGTCGCGCCGCGCGGTGACGATCAGCCTGATCGGCCAGGTCGCCGATGCGTATCTGTCGCTTTGCGCGTACGACGAGCGCCTCGCGCTGACGAACGAGACGATCGCGAGCCGCCGCGATTCGCTGCGGATCTTCCGGCGCCGCTACGAGGAAGGCGCGATCTCGAAACTCGATCTGACGCAATCGGAAATCCTGCTGCAGCAGGCGCAGACGCTCGGCTCGCAGCTTCAGCAGGCGCGCGACGTGCAGCAGCATGCGCTCGATCTGCTCGTCGGCGCGAGCGCGCCGGCGCAGACGCCCGCGTCGCTCGTCGACGCGAGCATCGCGCCGAACCTCGCGCCCGGCCTGCCGTCGGCGCTGCTGGCGAACCGCCCCGACGTCGTCGCAGCCGAGTATCAGCTGCGCGCCGCCCACGCGAACATCGGCGCCGCACGCGCGGCGTTCTTCCCGCGCATCGCGCTGACGAGCTCGATCGGCACCGGCAGCACCGAGCTGCACAACCTGTTCGCGTCCGGCACGACCGCGTGGAACTTCATTCCGAATCTGTCGATGCCGATCTTCGACGCGGGCCGCAACATCGGCAACCTGAAGCTCGCGAAGGCGCGCCGCGAAGAAGCGGTCGCGCAGTACGAGAAGACGATCCAGTCGGCGTTTCGCGACGTCGCCGACGCGCTCGCCGCGCGCCACTGGCTCGCCGATCAGGTCCGCATCGCGCAGGACACGCTCGCGACGCAGTCCGAGCGCGCACGGCTCGCGAAGCTGCGCTACGACAGCGGCGCCGCGCGCTTTCTCGAAGTGCTCGACGCGCAGCGCGACTTGCTGAGCGCGCAGCAGCAGCTCGTGCAGACGCGCCGCGCGCTGCTGTCGAGCCGCGTCGCGCTGTACTCGGCGCTCGGCGGCAATCTAGCCGAGCCCGCGCGCGACGCCGCGCCATCGTCCTCCTCCACCGAACCCTCAGTGAAATAA
- a CDS encoding F0F1 ATP synthase subunit gamma, whose translation MSDKLAAIEARTDTARQLQTVIGAMQGVAAARAHEAQQRLPGIRASAATVGAAIGDALSAGAPSLEAAAARRGAPRARLVIVLCSEQGFVGAYNAQLIEYATRPDAAAATREYMMVGTRGAMLAEAGGVPLVWSTPMASHADDVVHLANRITDALYAHLAERGAQPVSIVHAMPAAAQRLDVIERRLLPFDYTRFDTEPRAQPPLVHLPPATLLAELAQAYVFVELCDAAMLAFAAENEARTRAMIAARESVERTLGELLQAYRIARQDEITADIVELASSAL comes from the coding sequence ATGAGCGACAAGCTCGCCGCGATCGAAGCGCGCACCGACACCGCGCGCCAGTTGCAGACGGTGATCGGCGCGATGCAGGGCGTCGCCGCCGCGCGCGCGCACGAGGCGCAGCAGCGCTTGCCGGGGATCCGCGCATCGGCGGCGACGGTCGGCGCGGCGATCGGCGATGCGCTGTCGGCCGGCGCGCCTTCGCTCGAAGCCGCGGCCGCGCGACGCGGCGCCCCGCGCGCGCGGCTCGTCATCGTGCTGTGCAGCGAGCAGGGCTTCGTCGGCGCGTACAACGCGCAGCTGATCGAATATGCGACGCGGCCCGATGCGGCGGCCGCGACGCGCGAATACATGATGGTCGGCACGCGCGGCGCGATGCTCGCCGAGGCGGGCGGCGTGCCGCTCGTCTGGAGCACGCCGATGGCGTCGCACGCGGACGACGTCGTGCACCTCGCGAACCGGATCACCGACGCGCTGTACGCGCATCTCGCCGAGCGCGGCGCGCAGCCGGTGTCGATCGTCCACGCGATGCCGGCCGCGGCGCAGCGGCTCGACGTGATCGAGCGCCGCCTGCTGCCGTTCGACTACACGCGCTTCGACACCGAGCCGCGCGCACAGCCGCCGCTCGTGCATCTGCCGCCCGCGACGCTGCTCGCGGAGCTCGCGCAGGCATACGTGTTCGTCGAGCTGTGCGATGCGGCGATGCTCGCGTTCGCGGCGGAGAACGAAGCGCGCACGCGCGCGATGATCGCCGCGCGCGAATCGGTCGAGCGCACGCTCGGCGAGCTGTTGCAGGCCTACCGGATCGCACGGCAGGACGAGATCACGGCGGACATCGTCGAATTGGCGTCGAGCGCGTTGTGA
- a CDS encoding ABC transporter permease: protein MQRLAIVYRLGVKELWSLVRDPILLVLIAYTFTVSIYSAATARPDTLHMAPIAIIDEDASPLSARIASAFFPPQFALPKMVTLAEADRGMDAGDFTFALDIPPNFQRDVLAGRPAQIQLNVDATRMSQAFTGNGYVQQIVSGEIDDFVRRYRTNATPPVDIAMHMRFNPNLDQTWFGSLMEVINNVTLLSMVLTGAALIREREHGTIEHLLVMPVTPGEIMMAKVWSMGLVVACAAVFSLTFVVRGALHVPIEGSVALFVVGMAIHLFATTSMGIFLATLVRSMPQFGMLLVLVLLPLQLLSGSLTPRESMPFAVQNIMLAAPTTHFVEIGQAILYRGAGIETVWRQFLLLAVIGTVLFLLSLKRFRKTIGQMA from the coding sequence ATGCAGCGCCTCGCGATTGTCTACCGTCTCGGCGTCAAGGAACTGTGGAGCCTCGTGCGCGACCCGATCCTGCTCGTGCTGATCGCCTATACGTTCACCGTGTCGATCTACTCGGCCGCGACCGCGCGCCCGGACACGCTGCACATGGCGCCGATCGCGATCATCGACGAGGACGCGTCGCCGCTGTCCGCGCGGATCGCGTCGGCGTTCTTTCCGCCGCAGTTCGCGCTGCCGAAGATGGTGACGCTCGCGGAGGCGGACCGCGGGATGGACGCGGGCGACTTCACGTTCGCGCTCGACATCCCGCCGAACTTCCAGCGCGACGTGCTCGCGGGGCGGCCCGCGCAGATCCAGCTGAACGTCGACGCGACGCGGATGAGCCAGGCGTTCACGGGCAACGGCTACGTGCAGCAGATCGTGAGCGGCGAGATCGACGACTTCGTGCGGCGCTACCGGACGAACGCGACGCCGCCCGTCGACATCGCGATGCACATGCGCTTCAACCCGAACCTCGACCAGACGTGGTTCGGCTCGCTGATGGAAGTGATCAACAACGTGACGCTGCTGTCGATGGTGCTCACGGGCGCGGCGCTGATTCGCGAGCGCGAGCACGGGACGATCGAGCACCTGCTCGTGATGCCGGTGACGCCGGGCGAGATCATGATGGCGAAGGTGTGGTCGATGGGGCTCGTCGTCGCGTGCGCGGCGGTGTTTTCGCTGACGTTCGTCGTGCGCGGCGCGCTGCACGTGCCGATCGAGGGCTCGGTCGCGCTGTTCGTCGTGGGGATGGCGATTCACCTGTTCGCGACGACGTCGATGGGGATCTTTCTTGCGACGCTCGTGCGCAGCATGCCGCAGTTCGGGATGCTGCTGGTGCTGGTGCTGCTGCCGCTGCAATTGCTGTCGGGCAGCCTGACGCCGCGCGAGAGCATGCCGTTCGCGGTGCAGAACATCATGCTCGCCGCGCCGACGACGCACTTCGTCGAGATCGGCCAGGCGATTCTCTATCGCGGCGCGGGGATCGAGACCGTGTGGCGGCAGTTCCTGCTTCTCGCGGTGATCGGGACTGTGCTGTTTCTGCTGTCGTTGAAGCGGTTTCGGAAGACGATTGGGCAGATGGCTTAG
- the adhP gene encoding alcohol dehydrogenase AdhP: MAQYMKAAVVHEFGEPLRIEEVPVPTPGPGQILVNIKASGVCHTDLHAADGDWPVKPTLPFIPGHEGVGFVAAVGEGVKHVKEGDRVGVPWLYTACGHCEYCQTGWETLCHEQQNTGYSVNGSYAEYVVADPNYVGHLPSNVAFDEIAPILCAGVTVYKGIRVTDTRPGQWIAISGIGGLGHVAVQYANAMGLHVVAVDVAPEKLELARKLGAKFVVDASTSDPAAVIQKEIGGVHGVLVTAVSRGAFAQALGMVRRGGTVALNGLPPGDFPLPIFSTVLNGITVRGSIVGTRRDLQESLDFAAEGLVRAHIHRDKLENINDIFASLRAGKVDGRIVLTGE; encoded by the coding sequence ATGGCGCAATACATGAAAGCGGCGGTGGTGCATGAATTCGGCGAACCGCTTCGCATCGAGGAAGTCCCCGTGCCGACGCCCGGACCGGGCCAGATTCTCGTGAACATCAAGGCATCGGGCGTGTGCCACACCGATCTGCACGCGGCCGACGGCGACTGGCCCGTCAAGCCGACGCTGCCGTTCATTCCGGGACACGAGGGCGTCGGCTTCGTCGCGGCGGTGGGCGAAGGCGTCAAGCACGTGAAGGAGGGCGATCGCGTCGGCGTGCCGTGGCTCTATACCGCGTGCGGCCATTGCGAGTATTGCCAGACCGGCTGGGAGACGCTGTGCCACGAGCAGCAGAACACCGGCTATTCGGTGAACGGCAGCTACGCGGAGTACGTGGTCGCCGATCCGAACTACGTCGGCCATTTGCCGAGCAACGTCGCGTTCGACGAGATCGCGCCGATCCTGTGCGCGGGCGTGACCGTCTACAAGGGCATTCGCGTGACCGACACGCGCCCCGGCCAATGGATCGCGATTTCGGGGATCGGCGGGCTCGGGCACGTCGCGGTCCAGTATGCGAACGCGATGGGGCTGCACGTCGTGGCGGTCGACGTCGCGCCGGAGAAGCTCGAGCTCGCACGCAAGCTCGGCGCGAAGTTCGTCGTCGACGCGTCGACGAGCGATCCCGCCGCGGTGATCCAGAAGGAAATCGGCGGCGTGCACGGCGTGCTGGTGACGGCCGTGTCGCGCGGCGCGTTCGCGCAGGCGCTCGGGATGGTGCGGCGCGGCGGGACGGTCGCGCTGAACGGGCTGCCGCCCGGCGATTTTCCGCTGCCGATCTTCTCGACGGTGCTGAACGGCATCACGGTGCGCGGCTCGATCGTCGGCACGCGACGCGATCTGCAGGAGTCGCTCGATTTCGCGGCCGAAGGGCTCGTTCGCGCGCATATCCATCGCGACAAGCTCGAGAACATCAACGACATATTCGCGTCGCTGCGGGCGGGGAAGGTTGACGGACGGATCGTGTTGACCGGGGAGTGA
- a CDS encoding ABC transporter ATP-binding protein/permease, translated as MSTPSVVRFTDVSLRYGKTVALDRITLDVPAGLTIGLIGPDGVGKSSLLALASGARALQTGGVDALDGDMRSRRHRERVCRRIAYMPQGLGKNLYPTLSVEENLQFFARLFGHDAGERRRRIDALTQSTGLLPFLSRPAGKLSGGMKQKLGLCCALIHDPDLLILDEPTTGVDPLARAQFWDLIARIRSERPTMSVIVATAYMDEAQRFDWLIAMDAGRVLATGAPAELLARTGCDTLEAAFIALLPEDKRRDHKPVKIEPLRADAQAGIAIEARGLTMRFGDFTAVDHVSFRIRRGEIFGFLGSNGCGKSTTMKMLTGLLPATEGDAQLFGKPVDPKDINTRRRVGYMSQAFSLYSELTVRQNLVLHARLFGVPAAGIGARVDEMARRFGLTDIYDTLPDSLPLGMRQRLSLAVAMVHKPELLILDEPTSGVDPIARDGFWQLMIDLARRDQVTIFISTHFMNEAERCDRISLMHAGRVLASDSPAELVRARGAATLEDAFIGYLVDASAEAQDGGDAAGGASSAHPQRAAGANADVDADVDADADADADTRADANARAGARAGGAVGGRADVKRAADIGAADEASARAKAPVGDEIKDRADAGAEGEIRGETETGAESGAEVGVETGAKAKTVAGGDAHARHDAVTSAGGDAVAGAGIELETQTRNGAGAASRAISGAPDAPAPLVASPPSEPDANDPPHRAFSAQRALSYMWREMLELRRDPVRATLALIGSLVLMCVIGIGISLDVEDLTYAVLDRDQTELSHDYALNLSGSRYFVERPTLSDYAELDRRMRNGELSLAIEIPPNFARDVERGAPVQIGMWIDGAMPQRAETIRGYAIGMHTMWLYDQARHRLGMTPAPRADIITRYRYNPDVKSLPAMIPAVMPLLLLMLPAMLTALAVVRERELGSILNLYVTPVTRTEFLIGKQVPYVVLAMLNFLLMTVLARIAFDVPVKGSFMTLLLAVLIFNVVATGIGLLASTFTRSQVAAIVMTIIGTMIPTVQFAGLLTPLSSLEGTGRFIGLVYPATYMLSISRGVFNKALSLPDLYSQFWPLAASVPVILGATILLLKKQER; from the coding sequence GTGAGCACGCCGAGCGTCGTTCGATTCACGGACGTCAGCCTGCGCTACGGCAAGACGGTCGCGCTCGACCGGATCACGCTCGACGTCCCCGCCGGCCTCACGATCGGCCTGATCGGGCCGGACGGCGTCGGCAAGTCGAGCCTGCTCGCGCTCGCGTCCGGCGCGCGCGCGCTGCAGACGGGCGGCGTCGATGCGCTCGACGGCGACATGCGCTCGCGCCGCCATCGCGAGCGCGTGTGCCGGCGCATCGCATACATGCCGCAGGGGCTCGGCAAGAATCTGTATCCGACGCTGTCGGTCGAGGAGAACCTGCAGTTCTTCGCACGCCTGTTCGGCCACGACGCCGGCGAGCGCCGCCGCCGGATCGATGCGCTCACGCAGAGCACGGGCCTCTTGCCGTTCCTGTCGCGGCCGGCGGGCAAGCTGTCGGGCGGGATGAAGCAGAAGCTCGGCCTGTGCTGCGCGCTGATCCACGATCCCGACCTGCTGATCCTCGACGAGCCGACGACGGGCGTCGATCCGCTCGCGCGCGCGCAGTTCTGGGATCTGATCGCGCGGATCCGCTCGGAGCGGCCGACGATGAGCGTGATCGTCGCGACCGCGTACATGGACGAGGCGCAGCGCTTCGACTGGCTGATCGCGATGGACGCGGGCCGCGTGCTCGCGACGGGCGCGCCCGCCGAGCTGCTCGCGCGCACCGGCTGCGACACGCTCGAAGCGGCGTTCATCGCGCTCTTGCCCGAGGACAAGCGGCGCGATCACAAGCCGGTGAAGATCGAGCCGCTGCGCGCCGACGCGCAGGCGGGCATCGCGATCGAAGCGCGCGGCCTGACGATGCGCTTCGGCGACTTCACCGCGGTCGATCACGTGAGCTTCCGGATCCGCCGCGGCGAGATCTTCGGCTTCCTCGGCTCGAACGGCTGCGGCAAATCGACGACGATGAAGATGCTCACGGGCCTCCTGCCCGCGACCGAAGGCGACGCGCAGTTGTTCGGCAAGCCGGTCGATCCGAAGGACATCAACACGCGCCGGCGCGTCGGCTACATGTCGCAGGCGTTTTCGCTCTACAGCGAGCTGACGGTGCGGCAGAACCTCGTGCTGCACGCGCGCCTCTTCGGCGTGCCGGCCGCCGGCATCGGCGCACGCGTCGACGAGATGGCGCGCCGCTTCGGCCTCACCGACATCTACGACACGCTGCCCGACAGCTTGCCGCTCGGGATGCGTCAGCGGCTGTCGCTCGCGGTCGCGATGGTCCACAAGCCGGAGCTGCTGATCCTCGACGAGCCGACGTCGGGCGTCGATCCCATCGCGCGCGACGGCTTCTGGCAATTGATGATCGATCTCGCACGCCGCGATCAGGTGACGATCTTCATCTCGACGCACTTCATGAACGAAGCGGAGCGCTGCGACCGGATCTCGCTGATGCACGCGGGCCGCGTGCTCGCGAGCGACTCGCCCGCGGAGCTCGTGCGCGCGCGCGGCGCGGCGACGCTCGAAGACGCGTTCATCGGGTATCTCGTCGACGCGTCGGCGGAGGCGCAGGACGGCGGCGACGCGGCGGGAGGGGCGAGTTCCGCGCATCCGCAACGCGCGGCCGGCGCGAATGCCGATGTCGATGCCGATGTCGATGCCGATGCCGATGCCGATGCCGATACTCGCGCCGATGCGAACGCAAGAGCCGGCGCGCGAGCCGGCGGCGCGGTCGGCGGTCGAGCCGACGTGAAGCGCGCGGCCGACATCGGCGCGGCAGACGAAGCAAGCGCCCGGGCCAAAGCTCCGGTCGGAGACGAAATAAAGGACCGCGCCGATGCCGGAGCCGAAGGCGAAATCCGCGGCGAAACCGAAACGGGAGCCGAATCCGGAGCCGAAGTCGGCGTCGAAACGGGAGCGAAAGCAAAAACCGTGGCCGGCGGCGATGCCCACGCCCGTCACGATGCCGTCACCTCGGCCGGCGGCGATGCCGTCGCCGGCGCCGGAATCGAACTCGAAACCCAAACCCGAAACGGAGCCGGCGCCGCGTCACGCGCCATATCCGGAGCCCCCGACGCCCCCGCCCCGCTCGTCGCTTCGCCGCCATCCGAACCCGACGCGAACGACCCGCCCCATCGCGCCTTCAGCGCCCAGCGCGCGCTTAGCTACATGTGGCGCGAGATGCTCGAACTGCGCCGCGATCCGGTTCGCGCGACGCTCGCGCTGATCGGCTCGCTCGTGCTGATGTGCGTGATCGGCATCGGCATCAGCCTCGACGTCGAGGACCTGACCTACGCCGTGCTCGACCGCGACCAGACCGAGCTGAGCCACGACTACGCGCTGAACCTGTCCGGCTCGCGCTACTTCGTCGAGCGGCCGACGCTGTCCGACTACGCGGAGCTCGATCGCCGGATGCGCAACGGCGAGCTGTCGCTCGCGATCGAGATCCCGCCGAACTTCGCGCGCGACGTCGAACGCGGCGCGCCCGTGCAGATCGGCATGTGGATCGACGGCGCGATGCCGCAGCGCGCGGAGACGATCCGCGGCTACGCGATCGGCATGCACACGATGTGGCTCTACGACCAGGCGCGGCATCGCCTCGGCATGACGCCCGCGCCGCGCGCGGACATCATCACGCGCTATCGCTACAACCCGGACGTGAAGAGCCTGCCCGCGATGATCCCCGCCGTGATGCCGCTCCTCCTGCTGATGCTGCCCGCGATGCTGACGGCGCTCGCCGTCGTCCGCGAGCGCGAGCTCGGCTCGATCCTGAACCTGTACGTGACGCCCGTCACGCGCACGGAATTCCTGATCGGCAAGCAGGTGCCGTACGTCGTGCTCGCGATGCTGAACTTCCTGCTGATGACGGTGCTCGCGCGGATCGCGTTCGACGTGCCGGTCAAGGGCAGCTTCATGACGCTGCTGCTCGCGGTGCTGATCTTCAACGTCGTCGCGACGGGCATCGGCCTCCTCGCATCGACGTTCACGCGCAGCCAGGTCGCCGCAATCGTAATGACGATCATCGGCACGATGATTCCGACCGTGCAGTTCGCGGGCCTGCTGACGCCGCTGTCGTCGCTCGAGGGCACCGGGCGCTTCATCGGCCTCGTCTATCCGGCGACCTACATGCTGTCGATCAGCCGCGGCGTGTTCAACAAGGCGCTGTCGCTCCCCGATCTCTACTCGCAGTTCTGGCCGCTCGCCGCATCGGTGCCGGTGATCCTCGGCGCGACCATACTGCTCTTGAAAAAACAGGAACGCTGA
- a CDS encoding FmdB family zinc ribbon protein: MPTYQYRCEKCGETFEHVEHLAEHETAHPNCPKCGSEQVQHIPTPFVAKTSRKS, translated from the coding sequence ATGCCGACTTACCAATACCGTTGCGAGAAGTGCGGCGAGACGTTCGAACACGTTGAACATCTCGCGGAGCATGAAACCGCTCATCCGAACTGCCCCAAGTGCGGAAGCGAACAGGTTCAACACATACCGACGCCGTTTGTCGCAAAGACGTCGAGAAAAAGCTGA